In a single window of the Micrococcaceae bacterium Sec5.7 genome:
- the xsc gene encoding sulfoacetaldehyde acetyltransferase, translated as MNQHTVEDTVEISDVANGGTQEAPAANDAPVQKAPAKAARAVVKGVQKMTPSEAFVETLVANDVTDMFGIMGSAFMDAMDIFAPAGIRLVPVVHEQGAAHMADGYARASGRHGVVIGQNGPGISNCVTGIAAAFWAHSPVVIVTPEAGTTGIGLGGFQEAKQLPMFQEFTKYQGHVTHPARMAEYTARCFDRAMSENGPTQLNIPRDYFYGEITTEIPEPRRVDRGAGGTKSLDEAAALLATAKFPVIVSGGGVVMADGVDECKALAERLGAPVVNSYQHNDSFPASHPLWAGPLGYQGSKAGMKLISQADVVIALGTRLGPFGTLPQYGQAYWPTEAKIIQIDADHTMLGLVKKISVGICGDAKAVAIELTKRLADQRLACDATKAERAAAIKAEKESWEQELGAWTHEKDEYSLDMIEEQKNEDGNWLHPRQVLRELEKAMPENVMISTDIGNINSVAHSYLRFEKPRSFFAPMSFGNCGYALPTIIGAKAAAMDRPAVAYAGDGAWAMSMGEVLTAVRHDIPVTAIVFRNRQWGAEKKNQVEFYNRRFVAGELDNENESFAAMAQTMGAEGIVVDQLEEVGPALKRAFAAQMDEGKTTVIEIMCTRELGDPFRRDALAKPIRLLEKYKDYV; from the coding sequence ATGAACCAGCACACAGTCGAGGACACCGTCGAAATTTCAGATGTCGCCAACGGCGGCACGCAAGAGGCACCCGCCGCAAACGACGCACCGGTCCAGAAGGCGCCGGCCAAGGCAGCACGGGCTGTAGTCAAGGGCGTGCAGAAGATGACGCCGTCGGAGGCTTTCGTGGAGACGCTGGTCGCCAACGACGTCACCGACATGTTCGGCATCATGGGTTCGGCATTCATGGACGCGATGGACATCTTCGCGCCCGCCGGCATCCGGCTGGTGCCTGTGGTGCACGAGCAGGGAGCCGCGCACATGGCCGACGGCTATGCCCGTGCCAGCGGACGCCATGGCGTGGTGATCGGCCAGAACGGTCCTGGTATCAGCAACTGCGTGACCGGCATTGCTGCCGCCTTCTGGGCACACAGCCCGGTGGTCATCGTGACGCCGGAGGCCGGTACCACCGGGATCGGGCTCGGCGGCTTCCAGGAGGCCAAGCAGCTGCCCATGTTCCAGGAATTCACCAAGTACCAGGGCCATGTGACGCACCCGGCCCGGATGGCCGAATACACCGCGCGTTGCTTTGACCGGGCGATGTCCGAAAACGGTCCCACCCAGCTGAACATCCCGCGTGACTACTTCTACGGCGAGATCACCACCGAGATCCCGGAGCCGCGCCGCGTGGACCGCGGTGCCGGCGGCACCAAGAGCCTGGATGAGGCAGCGGCGCTGCTCGCCACGGCCAAGTTCCCGGTCATCGTCTCCGGCGGCGGCGTGGTCATGGCCGACGGCGTCGACGAATGCAAGGCGCTCGCTGAGCGCCTTGGCGCGCCGGTGGTCAACAGCTACCAGCACAACGACTCCTTCCCGGCCAGCCACCCGCTCTGGGCCGGACCGCTTGGCTACCAGGGATCCAAGGCGGGCATGAAGCTCATCTCGCAGGCCGACGTCGTTATCGCTTTGGGTACCCGGCTGGGGCCCTTCGGTACCCTGCCGCAGTACGGCCAGGCGTACTGGCCCACCGAAGCCAAGATCATCCAGATCGATGCCGACCACACGATGCTCGGCCTGGTCAAGAAGATCAGCGTCGGCATCTGCGGCGATGCCAAGGCCGTTGCCATCGAACTGACCAAGCGGCTGGCGGACCAGAGGCTGGCCTGCGACGCCACCAAGGCCGAGCGGGCCGCCGCTATCAAGGCCGAGAAGGAAAGCTGGGAGCAGGAGCTGGGCGCCTGGACTCATGAAAAGGACGAGTACAGCCTGGACATGATCGAGGAGCAGAAGAACGAAGACGGCAACTGGCTGCACCCGCGCCAGGTGCTGCGCGAGCTGGAAAAGGCCATGCCCGAAAATGTCATGATCTCCACCGACATCGGCAACATCAACTCCGTGGCCCACAGCTACCTCCGCTTCGAAAAGCCGCGCAGCTTCTTCGCCCCGATGAGCTTCGGCAACTGCGGATACGCACTGCCCACCATCATCGGCGCCAAGGCCGCAGCCATGGACCGGCCCGCCGTTGCCTACGCCGGCGACGGAGCCTGGGCCATGAGCATGGGGGAGGTCCTTACCGCCGTCAGGCATGACATTCCGGTCACGGCCATTGTCTTCCGCAACCGGCAGTGGGGCGCGGAGAAGAAGAACCAGGTGGAGTTCTACAACCGCCGCTTCGTGGCCGGTGAGCTCGACAACGAGAACGAGAGCTTCGCCGCCATGGCCCAGACCATGGGCGCCGAAGGCATCGTCGTGGACCAGCTGGAGGAGGTTGGGCCCGCACTCAAACGCGCCTTCGCCGCCCAGATGGATGAGGGCAAGACCACCGTCATCGAGATCATGTGCACCCGTGAGCTGGGCGATCCCTTCCGCCGCGACGCACTGGCCAAGCCGATCCGCCTGCTGGAAAAGTACAAGGACTACGTCTAG
- a CDS encoding IclR family transcriptional regulator, which translates to MAEIHRLSDPHGRSSTELVGDTPTMRLFSLLELIATKDQLFTLQGLVEETGTPKPTLHRMLQQLEGSGLLIRENNGRHYGTGVRLRRMAEDLLINDMHHGARHAVLRNLVTELGESCNVTAVSGSEVVYLDRIETSEPLRITLQPGSRVPVHCSASGKMILSQLSPAQRKRLIAAAPLERHTNKTVTDPELIEEELQRVRRDGYAIDDEEFLPGLVCVAVLVPTTNAVSNLCVAVQAPVMRLTPEKGLKLLPALQRAAAAIGKIEAESGGGKSDDGGATDGSEDELWTS; encoded by the coding sequence ATGGCTGAGATTCACAGGCTCAGTGACCCGCACGGGCGGTCGTCAACAGAGCTGGTCGGGGATACTCCCACCATGCGGCTGTTCTCCCTGCTGGAACTGATTGCCACCAAGGACCAGCTCTTCACGCTTCAGGGCCTGGTTGAGGAAACTGGCACGCCCAAGCCCACACTTCACCGCATGCTGCAACAGCTGGAAGGCTCCGGCCTGCTGATCCGGGAGAATAACGGCCGGCACTACGGTACCGGGGTCCGCCTCCGGCGCATGGCCGAGGACCTGCTGATCAATGACATGCACCACGGGGCACGGCACGCGGTGCTGCGCAATCTGGTCACGGAACTGGGCGAGAGCTGCAACGTGACCGCGGTATCCGGCAGCGAGGTGGTGTACCTGGACCGCATTGAAACGTCCGAACCGCTGCGCATCACGCTCCAGCCCGGATCCAGAGTTCCGGTCCATTGTTCGGCCAGCGGCAAAATGATCCTCTCCCAGCTCAGCCCGGCCCAGCGGAAGCGCCTCATTGCGGCCGCTCCGCTGGAACGCCATACGAACAAAACGGTGACAGACCCTGAACTGATCGAGGAGGAACTTCAGCGCGTCCGCCGGGACGGCTATGCGATCGACGACGAAGAATTCCTTCCGGGACTGGTCTGCGTCGCCGTGCTGGTCCCCACGACGAATGCAGTCTCCAATCTCTGTGTCGCCGTACAGGCGCCCGTCATGCGGCTCACACCGGAGAAGGGCCTGAAACTACTGCCCGCACTTCAGCGTGCGGCCGCGGCGATCGGCAAGATTGAAGCCGAGTCCGGTGGCGGCAAGAGCGACGACGGCGGCGCAACTGACGGGTCGGAGGACGAGCTGTGGACCAGCTGA
- a CDS encoding AAA family ATPase, giving the protein MDQLTRLMPDHMVSVRDTFNLDSDLMVAAFREAEEHVPEVDPAYRFNHDVTLAILAAFTRNRRMLLQGLHGTGKSTHIEQVAARLNWPCVRVNLDGHISRLDLVGRDTVVIKDGKQVTEFQEGIVPWAIQRPVALILDEYDAGRPDVMFVIQRLLERDGKLTLLDQNRVLDVHPGFRLFATANTVGLGNLNGMYHGVQRLNHAQIDRWNIVAALNHPPAQDEIGIVLARVPEMDHPAGRRLVASMVAVAQLTREGFRVGDLSTLMSPRTVITWAENIEIFGDPGKAFKLSFVNKCDEAEQPIIAEYFQRCFNRELDTPAKSESPAAEPQFATPVLATAVAVG; this is encoded by the coding sequence GTGGACCAGCTGACGCGGCTGATGCCGGACCACATGGTCTCCGTCCGGGATACATTCAACCTCGACTCGGACCTGATGGTGGCGGCTTTCAGGGAAGCTGAGGAGCATGTCCCCGAGGTGGACCCGGCTTACAGGTTCAATCACGACGTCACGCTGGCCATCCTGGCGGCCTTCACCCGAAACCGGCGGATGCTGCTCCAGGGGCTACACGGGACAGGAAAATCCACTCACATTGAGCAGGTGGCGGCACGGCTGAACTGGCCCTGCGTGCGCGTCAACCTTGACGGCCACATCAGCAGGCTGGATCTGGTGGGGCGGGACACCGTGGTCATCAAGGACGGCAAACAGGTCACCGAGTTTCAGGAAGGGATTGTCCCGTGGGCCATCCAGCGGCCCGTGGCGCTGATCCTGGATGAGTACGACGCCGGCCGTCCGGATGTGATGTTCGTGATCCAGCGGCTCCTGGAGCGGGACGGCAAGCTGACGTTGCTCGACCAGAACAGGGTCCTTGATGTGCACCCCGGATTCCGTCTCTTTGCCACCGCCAACACGGTGGGACTGGGCAACCTTAACGGGATGTACCACGGTGTCCAGCGGCTCAACCATGCCCAGATCGACCGCTGGAACATCGTGGCGGCCCTGAACCATCCGCCGGCCCAGGACGAGATCGGGATTGTGCTGGCGCGGGTGCCGGAAATGGACCACCCGGCCGGGCGGCGACTGGTGGCATCGATGGTTGCCGTGGCCCAGCTGACCCGCGAAGGCTTCCGCGTGGGGGACCTGTCCACGCTGATGTCCCCGCGAACCGTCATCACCTGGGCAGAGAACATCGAGATCTTCGGTGACCCGGGCAAGGCTTTCAAGCTGTCATTCGTCAATAAATGCGATGAGGCTGAACAGCCGATCATCGCCGAATATTTCCAGCGCTGTTTCAACCGGGAACTGGACACGCCAGCAAAGTCAGAGTCTCCCGCAGCAGAACCGCAGTTCGCCACGCCTGTTCTCGCCACCGCCGTCGCTGTCGGGTAA
- a CDS encoding cobalt chelatase gives MAAQTQPSETAGRSGAAAELRRRKRTDELCAAAIRGLSGQGGLHFRGPVLYRENTPVAMPAPHLHPEADADLASFRGAADGMALRLQHSDAALHVKLCPTAAAPMLVFEMLEQFRTESLLDPAMPGVRANLNRRFQQWSQDFEASTLNDTALGILLFTVTQVCRARITAEPMPAAFENLIESTRADLAPSIGSHLAALRRERFSQSGFARHAGAIAEAVAARCQQLEAQETRPARSGGRAPVFQLLFDQEDDDGAVPTAGYGRSGSLEAGDGRYRQFSTAYDRQLQATDLVRTELLRGYRQQLDADITRQGINVPRLGRALGAVLSTPIHDGWDSDALEGRLDGSRLARLVTSTADRRVFRTERIAPQADATVTFLVDCSGSMKEHSAAVAALVDVYARALELAGARCEILGFTTGAWNGGRAGKDWIRANRPAHPGRLNEVRHLVFKDADTPWRRARPGIAGLLKKDLFREGVDGEAVDWACARLNSGGRDNRSERRILLVISDGSPMDGATALANDGHYLEQHLRDTVAGHEAAGSAEIFGLGVGLDLSPYYRRNISLDLSAGTSSAVVGQVLAMLAARRQ, from the coding sequence ATGGCCGCCCAAACGCAACCGTCGGAGACAGCCGGCCGGTCCGGCGCAGCAGCGGAGCTCCGCCGTCGCAAGCGTACCGATGAACTGTGCGCCGCGGCCATCCGCGGGCTGAGCGGACAGGGAGGATTGCATTTTCGCGGACCGGTGCTCTACCGGGAAAACACCCCGGTGGCCATGCCCGCGCCCCATCTCCACCCGGAAGCAGACGCTGATTTGGCTTCCTTCCGCGGAGCGGCCGACGGCATGGCCCTGCGGCTGCAGCACAGCGACGCCGCGCTGCACGTCAAGCTCTGCCCCACGGCGGCCGCACCCATGCTGGTGTTTGAGATGTTGGAACAGTTCCGCACCGAATCACTGTTGGATCCTGCAATGCCCGGCGTGCGGGCAAACCTGAACAGGCGTTTCCAGCAGTGGTCCCAGGACTTCGAGGCGTCCACCCTGAACGACACAGCCCTGGGAATTCTGCTGTTCACTGTGACCCAGGTCTGCCGGGCGCGGATCACCGCCGAACCCATGCCCGCAGCCTTCGAGAACCTGATCGAATCCACCAGGGCTGATCTGGCGCCGAGCATCGGATCCCATTTGGCCGCCCTGCGCCGGGAGCGTTTCTCGCAGTCCGGCTTTGCCCGGCACGCCGGCGCCATCGCGGAGGCGGTTGCGGCCCGGTGCCAGCAACTGGAAGCTCAGGAGACGCGGCCCGCCCGCTCCGGCGGCAGGGCGCCGGTTTTCCAGCTGCTCTTCGATCAGGAGGACGACGACGGCGCGGTCCCCACTGCCGGGTACGGACGCAGCGGCTCCCTGGAGGCCGGAGACGGGCGCTACCGGCAATTCTCCACGGCCTATGACCGCCAGCTTCAGGCCACGGACCTGGTCCGCACCGAGCTGCTGCGCGGATACCGGCAGCAGCTGGACGCTGACATCACCCGGCAGGGCATCAATGTGCCCCGGCTGGGCCGTGCCCTGGGTGCGGTGCTGTCCACACCGATCCACGATGGCTGGGACAGCGACGCACTGGAGGGGCGCCTCGATGGCAGCCGGCTGGCCCGCCTGGTCACGTCCACCGCGGACCGCAGGGTCTTCAGGACTGAAAGAATCGCGCCCCAGGCCGATGCCACCGTGACATTTCTGGTTGACTGCTCCGGATCGATGAAGGAACACAGCGCAGCGGTAGCGGCCCTGGTGGACGTGTATGCGCGCGCCCTTGAGCTGGCCGGTGCGCGCTGCGAAATCCTGGGCTTTACCACTGGTGCTTGGAATGGCGGCCGTGCCGGGAAAGACTGGATCCGTGCCAACAGGCCGGCGCATCCAGGGCGCCTCAACGAGGTACGGCACCTGGTATTCAAAGACGCCGACACCCCGTGGCGGCGTGCACGCCCGGGCATTGCCGGGCTGCTGAAGAAGGATCTGTTCCGCGAGGGCGTGGACGGCGAGGCCGTGGACTGGGCATGCGCGAGGCTCAACAGCGGGGGCCGGGACAACCGCTCAGAACGGCGGATCCTGCTGGTCATTTCCGATGGCAGCCCGATGGATGGTGCCACCGCGCTGGCCAATGACGGCCACTATCTGGAGCAACACCTGCGGGATACCGTGGCCGGTCATGAGGCAGCCGGCAGCGCCGAAATCTTCGGACTGGGAGTGGGGCTGGATCTGTCGCCGTACTACCGGCGGAACATCTCACTGGACCTGTCCGCGGGAACCAGCAGCGCCGTCGTCGGCCAGGTACTGGCCATGCTGGCCGCCCGCCGCCAATAA
- a CDS encoding amino acid permease: MNLIAIGGVIGAGLFVGSGVVISSTGPAAIVSFSIAGIITLLLMRMLAEMAVARPVLGSFYVYARQALGQRAGFATGWMYWYFFVIVVAVEAIAGGRIIQLWFPMAPLWMLSLGLMVLLSATNMVSARSFGEFEYWFSSIKVVAIVVFLGLGILWITGLWPESTPGLGNLFDHGGFTPLGWGAVLAAVVPCVAFYTGAEIITIAAAESEEPQRAVKKAMRSIVARVVTFYVGSIFVVVSIQRWDAESVGVSPYAAVLDVMGIPAVSTIMNFIVLTAVLSCLNSALYTTSRMLFALTRNGDAPKFFTKLSKGGVPRRAILLGTTVGYVSVVCVYVWGDVVFAFLVNSYGAVALFVYLVIAISQVVLRKRLDREDPGALKLKMWLFPWLSYATIALMLAVIAAMAILPSTQSQFLMSGVTLVVILLGYEVRRRYGKRPASTPDSGDGPPADEDLHEDLDKEPEVVRS, translated from the coding sequence ATGAATCTGATCGCGATCGGGGGCGTCATTGGCGCCGGACTGTTCGTCGGCAGTGGCGTAGTGATCAGCAGTACAGGACCGGCGGCGATTGTTTCGTTCTCCATCGCCGGCATCATCACCTTGCTCCTGATGAGGATGCTTGCTGAAATGGCCGTGGCGCGCCCCGTACTGGGTTCCTTCTACGTCTATGCGCGGCAGGCGTTGGGCCAGCGGGCTGGCTTTGCCACCGGCTGGATGTACTGGTACTTCTTTGTGATTGTGGTGGCCGTCGAGGCCATCGCGGGCGGGCGGATCATCCAGCTCTGGTTCCCCATGGCCCCGCTTTGGATGCTCAGCCTGGGCCTGATGGTGCTGTTGAGTGCCACGAACATGGTTTCGGCCCGCTCCTTTGGCGAGTTCGAGTACTGGTTCTCCTCAATCAAAGTGGTCGCCATCGTGGTGTTCCTGGGACTTGGCATCCTGTGGATCACCGGACTCTGGCCCGAATCCACGCCCGGGCTGGGGAACCTGTTCGATCACGGCGGGTTCACGCCGCTGGGCTGGGGCGCGGTGCTCGCCGCCGTCGTTCCCTGTGTGGCCTTCTATACCGGCGCGGAGATCATCACCATTGCGGCGGCCGAATCGGAAGAACCCCAGCGGGCGGTCAAGAAGGCCATGCGCTCAATCGTGGCCCGGGTGGTGACGTTTTACGTCGGTTCGATCTTCGTTGTGGTGTCCATTCAGCGGTGGGACGCCGAGAGCGTTGGCGTGAGCCCGTACGCGGCCGTACTGGACGTGATGGGCATCCCGGCGGTTTCAACCATCATGAACTTCATTGTCCTGACAGCCGTGCTCTCCTGCCTGAACTCGGCGCTGTACACCACCTCGCGCATGCTTTTTGCCCTCACCCGCAATGGCGACGCACCCAAGTTCTTCACCAAGCTTTCCAAGGGCGGCGTTCCGCGCCGCGCCATCCTGCTGGGCACCACCGTGGGATACGTTTCCGTGGTTTGTGTCTATGTGTGGGGTGACGTGGTTTTCGCCTTCCTGGTGAACTCGTATGGCGCAGTGGCCCTCTTTGTCTATCTGGTGATCGCCATTTCGCAGGTGGTGCTGCGCAAGCGGCTTGACCGCGAAGACCCGGGGGCGCTGAAGCTCAAGATGTGGCTCTTTCCGTGGCTGAGCTACGCAACCATCGCGCTGATGCTGGCCGTGATCGCAGCCATGGCCATTCTTCCCAGCACCCAGTCCCAGTTCCTGATGAGCGGCGTGACGCTCGTTGTGATCCTGCTCGGCTATGAGGTGCGCAGACGATACGGGAAACGGCCCGCATCCACTCCGGACAGCGGCGATGGTCCCCCTGCAGATGAGGACCTGCATGAGGATCTGGACAAAGAACCAGAGGTAGTCCGCAGCTGA
- a CDS encoding aldo/keto reductase, whose product MTAATSVQLGDGLVVSPLGFGGMALTPVYGEVDPAEAIKTLHHAVDAGVSFIDTADIYGGGSNEELISQLLTERRGEIQLATKFALVGNPAAGYTDVRGDAAYVKQAAEASLKRLGTDVIDLYYMHRRDLRVPIVETVEAMAELVQQGKVRHLGLSEVTAEELREASSIHPIAAVQSEWSIWSRDVERNVVPAAAELGVGFVPYSPLGRGFLTGTVDVSQLGDNDFRRRIPRFADGALDANQAVVAAVQSVASELVVSGRSATPAQVALAWLLAQGTRLGLPVVPIPGTRKARRVDENLGALALTLTTAQLEKLDAAADAVVGSRSADPKWVSEGRE is encoded by the coding sequence ATGACGGCAGCAACATCAGTTCAGCTCGGCGACGGCCTTGTTGTCAGCCCGCTCGGATTCGGCGGCATGGCCCTCACCCCGGTCTACGGCGAGGTTGACCCGGCCGAAGCGATAAAGACTCTGCACCACGCAGTTGATGCCGGCGTCAGCTTCATTGACACCGCGGATATCTACGGTGGAGGCAGCAATGAGGAGCTGATTTCCCAGCTACTCACGGAGCGCCGGGGCGAGATCCAGCTGGCCACCAAGTTCGCCCTGGTGGGCAACCCGGCCGCCGGTTACACGGATGTCCGGGGTGACGCCGCCTACGTGAAGCAGGCTGCAGAGGCCAGCCTCAAGCGCCTGGGCACGGATGTCATCGACCTCTACTACATGCACCGCCGTGACCTCCGCGTTCCGATTGTGGAAACCGTGGAGGCCATGGCGGAGCTCGTGCAGCAGGGCAAGGTCCGGCACCTTGGCCTGTCTGAAGTGACAGCCGAGGAGCTGCGCGAAGCAAGCAGCATCCACCCCATCGCCGCGGTCCAGAGTGAATGGTCCATCTGGAGCCGCGATGTGGAACGCAACGTTGTTCCGGCCGCGGCCGAGCTCGGCGTGGGTTTTGTGCCGTACTCGCCGCTGGGCCGGGGATTCCTCACCGGCACCGTTGACGTCTCCCAGCTGGGAGACAACGACTTCCGACGCCGGATCCCCCGTTTCGCCGACGGCGCCCTGGACGCCAACCAGGCCGTTGTGGCAGCCGTGCAGTCCGTCGCTTCAGAACTTGTGGTTTCAGGGCGCAGCGCAACGCCCGCACAGGTGGCGCTCGCCTGGCTGCTGGCGCAGGGCACACGGCTCGGCCTGCCGGTGGTCCCGATCCCCGGCACCCGCAAGGCCCGCCGGGTCGACGAAAACCTTGGCGCCCTCGCTTTGACCCTCACCACAGCGCAACTGGAGAAGCTCGACGCCGCTGCGGACGCCGTCGTCGGCTCCCGTTCCGCGGATCCCAAGTGGGTGTCCGAGGGCCGTGAATAG
- a CDS encoding MBL fold metallo-hydrolase, producing the protein MDTLIHSLRDITIRRISVGEMDNNVYLLTAKATGAQLLIDAADDLPAIQSLIAGSSADSEVTPKLALIATTHQHWDHVRALPGLVKATGVRTSAGVDDAPELPVAVDVLLEHGDVGNFDGFDVTAVHLRGHTPGSIAYVYRDPAGPAHIFSGDSLFPGGVGNTQKDPERFQQLIADVSERLFDAYPDDTVVHPGHGRPTTLGAERPHLQEWRARGW; encoded by the coding sequence ATGGACACACTCATTCACTCGTTGCGCGACATCACCATCCGCCGGATTTCGGTCGGCGAGATGGACAACAACGTGTATCTGCTCACCGCCAAGGCAACGGGTGCGCAGCTGCTGATCGACGCCGCCGACGACCTGCCCGCAATCCAGAGCCTGATCGCAGGCTCCTCTGCGGACAGTGAGGTGACACCGAAGCTCGCACTGATCGCCACCACACATCAGCACTGGGACCATGTCCGCGCGCTGCCAGGGCTCGTGAAAGCCACCGGGGTCAGGACATCAGCCGGCGTGGATGATGCCCCGGAGCTGCCGGTAGCCGTTGATGTACTGCTGGAGCACGGGGACGTCGGGAACTTCGACGGCTTCGATGTCACCGCAGTTCACCTGCGAGGGCACACGCCGGGATCCATCGCCTATGTGTACCGGGACCCGGCGGGCCCGGCGCACATTTTCTCCGGCGACTCGCTGTTCCCCGGGGGCGTTGGCAACACCCAGAAGGATCCGGAGCGGTTCCAGCAGCTGATCGCCGATGTCAGCGAGCGGCTGTTCGACGCGTACCCGGATGACACCGTGGTGCACCCGGGCCACGGCAGGCCCACCACCCTCGGCGCGGAACGCCCGCACCTGCAGGAGTGGCGCGCCCGCGGCTGGTAG
- a CDS encoding DEAD/DEAH box helicase, with protein sequence MTTFAALGTPKALADTLTAQGIETPFPIQVKTLPDTLAGRDVLGRGRTGSGKTIAFAIPLVARLAEREAKHFRKPGRPMGLVLAPTRELATQINATIEPMAKAMGLTTTVIYGGISQARQEKALRAGVDIVIACPGRLEDLIRQRILTLEAVEITVLDEADHMADLGFLPVVKKLMDMTPAKGQRLLFSATLDNGVDKIVQRYLSNPLTHAVDDPQASVTTMEHHVLVVNDQTVKKQLIVELASGAGRRVLFMRTKHHARKLAKTLTDAGIPAVDLHGNLSQNARDRNLAEFSSGEVRVLVATDVAARGVHVDDIELVIHVDPPTEHKAYLHRSGRTARAGSDGTVVTLTLPEQQSDVKKLMKAAGVEVNFERVTANSPLVAELVGEMADKIDPRTRAALLAAKSQQGGGGSTGANAERKRARRTTQAAPTAGGRGGRGGRGRVSSEAPRTDLARADRRAVAYEGQAAARNAAERVTEKNEDRMDAERAERRSSRARSTAYTHRNDVPAAGGRSSAGRGSDVRAPEGRGDSRGASAPRGGAAGGQRNGRPATGQRAAGTGARTGGAGQRAGAGASGNAGNKAVWSSNTGGNSGGSYAGGGNGRSSEGRPARSGPRRASAPASNERRSR encoded by the coding sequence ATGACTACTTTCGCTGCCCTTGGCACGCCCAAGGCCCTCGCCGACACCCTCACCGCACAGGGAATTGAAACCCCGTTCCCCATCCAGGTGAAAACCCTCCCGGACACCCTGGCCGGACGCGATGTCCTTGGCCGCGGCCGCACTGGCTCCGGTAAGACCATTGCTTTCGCTATCCCGCTTGTAGCACGACTCGCTGAGCGCGAAGCCAAGCATTTCCGCAAGCCGGGCCGCCCCATGGGCCTGGTCCTTGCACCCACCCGCGAGCTGGCTACGCAGATCAACGCCACCATCGAGCCGATGGCCAAGGCCATGGGCCTGACCACCACGGTGATCTACGGCGGCATCTCCCAGGCCCGCCAGGAAAAGGCACTGCGCGCCGGCGTTGACATTGTCATCGCCTGCCCGGGCCGCCTGGAGGACCTCATCCGCCAGCGCATCCTGACCCTCGAAGCCGTGGAAATCACCGTGCTGGACGAGGCCGACCATATGGCCGACCTCGGCTTCCTGCCGGTCGTCAAGAAGCTCATGGACATGACCCCCGCCAAGGGCCAGCGCCTGCTCTTCTCGGCGACACTGGACAACGGTGTGGACAAAATCGTCCAGCGTTACCTGTCCAACCCGCTGACGCACGCCGTGGATGATCCCCAGGCCTCGGTCACCACCATGGAACACCACGTCCTGGTGGTCAACGACCAGACCGTCAAGAAGCAGCTGATTGTTGAGCTCGCCTCGGGTGCCGGACGCCGTGTGCTGTTCATGCGCACCAAGCACCACGCACGCAAGCTGGCCAAAACCCTGACGGACGCCGGCATCCCCGCCGTCGACCTTCACGGCAACCTGTCGCAGAATGCGCGTGACCGCAACCTGGCGGAGTTCTCCTCCGGCGAGGTCCGTGTCCTGGTGGCCACCGACGTCGCAGCCCGCGGCGTCCACGTGGACGACATCGAACTGGTCATCCACGTTGACCCGCCCACAGAACACAAGGCTTACCTGCACCGCTCAGGCCGTACGGCCAGAGCGGGCTCGGATGGCACTGTGGTCACTCTGACCCTGCCGGAGCAGCAGTCTGACGTCAAGAAGCTGATGAAGGCTGCCGGCGTCGAGGTTAACTTCGAGCGCGTCACCGCCAACTCCCCGCTGGTTGCTGAACTGGTGGGCGAAATGGCCGACAAGATCGATCCCCGCACCCGTGCGGCACTACTGGCGGCCAAGTCGCAGCAGGGCGGCGGAGGCTCCACCGGCGCCAACGCCGAGCGCAAGCGCGCACGCCGCACCACCCAGGCTGCACCCACCGCGGGTGGCCGTGGTGGACGTGGCGGCCGCGGGCGGGTTTCGTCAGAAGCCCCGCGCACCGATCTTGCCCGTGCTGACCGCCGCGCCGTGGCTTACGAGGGCCAGGCTGCTGCCCGCAACGCTGCAGAGCGCGTCACGGAGAAGAACGAAGACCGCATGGACGCCGAGCGCGCCGAACGCCGCAGCTCACGCGCCCGCAGCACTGCCTACACGCACCGCAACGACGTACCCGCAGCAGGTGGCCGTTCATCGGCTGGCCGCGGGTCTGACGTGCGGGCACCTGAAGGACGCGGCGACTCACGCGGTGCTTCGGCTCCGCGCGGCGGCGCAGCAGGAGGCCAGCGCAACGGACGTCCGGCAACGGGACAGCGTGCCGCCGGAACCGGCGCCCGCACAGGCGGAGCCGGCCAGCGTGCAGGTGCCGGGGCTTCAGGCAATGCAGGCAACAAGGCTGTCTGGTCTTCCAACACAGGGGGCAACTCCGGTGGATCCTACGCCGGCGGCGGCAACGGCCGCTCCAGCGAAGGCCGTCCGGCCCGCAGCGGCCCCCGCCGTGCTTCGGCTCCGGCCTCTAACGAGCGCCGCAGCCGCTAG